The DNA window GCGGGGTCTTCCTCCGGGTTGGGGCTGAGGTGTACGGCCGGGGCCACCGCCGTGGCTGCGGGGTCGGCGGGGGAGGAGTTGAGCGTGCCGTCGATAGTCGCGGCGGAGCCGTATTCCTCCCAGAACTCGTTGAGGATGGCCAGCCGGATGGCGCGCTCGACCATCCATTGGCTCAAGGGCTCGACCTTGACCATGAATCGCATGTCCACGGTCCATGGTGAGCCGACGGTGGCGGGCGGGTGGATGTCCACCGCCGGGTGAACCTGGAGGTCGGCCTGCACTTTCGGCGCGATCTCCGGGGCGGCGAGCGCCTTCCGGGTGGCGCGCTCGGAGCGGGCAACTACCTCTTCGGCGGAGGAGGAACCGAGGAGCGGCACGGGGATGACCACCAGCGCGTTCGACCAGCTATTGGACTGGTTGATGCACACGCGCGCGGTGGAGTTGGGGATGGAGATCGTTGCCTGCTCGATGGTGCGGATCTGGGTGGCGCGCATGGTTAGCTGGATCACGTCGCCGGAGACGTCGATGCCGTTGCCCTGGAAGGTGACGTAGTCGCCGACGCCGTACTGCTTCTCTGTGAGGATGAAGAAGCCGGCGAGGAAGTCCGCGATGATGTTTTGCGCGCCGAAACCGATCGCGGCCGAGACGACGGTCGCGGGGATCGCCGCCCCGGCGAGCGAGAACCCGATCTGCTGCAGGGCGAAGAGGAGCAGGAGGAAGTAGGCGATGATCTCGCCGATGTAGACGCCCGCGCCGACGAGCGCGAGGCGCGTCTTGCCTTCGTCGGCGGTGCCTGCACGCGTGACTTGGCGCTCGAAGTAGCGGTTGATAAATCTGCCCGCGCGGGGCACCAGCAGCGCGGCGGCCAGGAGAAGTGCGAGGTTGATGCCAGTTTCGGCGATCCAGTGCCACAACTCGATGAGGATGTACTTGAAGGGCATAGTTCTGCCGAGTGTAGTCCTCGTGCCGCCGGAGCAGACCGTGAAAACCCTGCCAAAACGCCCCGAAGAGTGGGATATGAATTTTAATCAGTGAAATTGCCCCTCACGACTGCACGGTTGTGTAAGGTAAGCCACATGATCAACCAGCGACTAGTAGTACGAATTCCCACGCGGCGCTTGCCGTAGCGGGTTCGTTTTCCTACGCCGCTGACAACAAGCGCCCTCGACAGCACCTACCGTGCTGATTCGGGGGCTTTTGTTTTGATCGACACTTCTGACCGACATTTTTCACCCAAGGAGCTTGGAATCGTGGCAGCCTCACAGGAGCCCCCGACAAAGAACTCGCAACCGATCGCGCCGGAACGTATGACAGGCGCTGACGCGGTAGTGCGGAGCCTCGAGGAACTAGGAACCCGGGTCGTCTTCGGGCTGCCGGGCGGCGCGGTGCTCCCGCTTTACGACGCACTCTTTGCCGCCAAGAAGCTACGCCACGTCCTCGTGCGCCACGAGCAGGGCGCAGGTCACGCCGCCGAAGGCTACGCCGTGGCCTCCGGCGAGGTCGGCGTCTGCCTGGCAACCTCCGGCCCGGGCGCGACCAACCTGGTCACCGCGATCGCGGATGCCTACCTGGACTCGGTGCCGATGATCGCGCTCACAGGCCAGGTCGGTTCGCCGCTGATCGGTACGGACGCCTTCCAGGAGGCCGATATCCGCGGTATCACCATGCCGATTACGAAGCACAACGTCATGGTCACTGACGTCGAGGACATTCCGCGCGCTATCGCTGCTGCGCACCACCTGGCCACCACGGGCCGCCCCGGCCCGGTGCTGGTGGACATCCCGAAGGACATCCAGGCCGCGGAGTTCGAGTTTTCCTGGCCGCCGGAGGTCGATCTGCCCGGCTACAAACCGAACGTGAAGCCGCACAACCGCCAGATTGCGCAGGCGGCGAAGATGATCGCGGCGTCGAAGCGCCCGGTGCTCTACATCGGTGGTGGCGTGGTCAAGGCTGGCGCGCACGAGGAGCTGCTCGCGTTCGCCGAGCGTACCGGCGTGCCGGTGGTGACCACCCTGATGGCGCTCGGCGCCTTCCCGCAGTCGCACCCTCTGTATATGGGTATGCCGGGCATGCACGGCTCGGTGCCCGCGGTCGGCGCGTTGCAGGAGTCCGACCTGCTCATCGCGATCGGCACGCGTTTCGACGACCGCGTTACCGGCGATACCTCCACGTTCGCCCCGCACGCGAAGACGATCCACGCCGATATCGACCCGGCGGAAGTCGGCAAGATCCGCGAAGCAGACGTGCCGATCGTCGGCGACGCCAAGCGAGTCCTGGCCCAGTTGACGGAGGCGTTCCGGGACGAGAAGAGGAATGCGCCGCCGTCGATAAGCAGCTGGATCGCGCGCCTGAACTCGCTCAAAGAGCGCTTCCCTCGCGGCTACGACCCGCAGCCCGACGGCAAGCTCTCGCCGCAGTTTGTCATTGAGACGCTGTCGAAGACGGTGGGCCAAGACGCGATTTATGTCTCGGGCGTGGGCCAGCACCAGATGTGGTCGGCACAGTTCCTTGACTTTGACAAGCCGAGGCACTGGATCAACTCCGGCGGCCTGGGCACCATGGGCTTTTCCATCCCGGCGGCGCTCGGCGCGAAGGCTGGCTGCCCGGACAAGGAGGTCTGGGCGATCGACGGCGACGGCTGCTTCCAGATGACCAACCAGGAGCTGACCACCGCCGCGATGGAGGGCTTCCCGATCAAGGTCGCGCTGATTAATAACGGCAACCTCGGCATGGTGCGCCAGTGGCAGACGCTGTTTTACGACGGCCACTACTCCCACACCAAGCTCGGTGGGGAGGAGGTCTACGTGCCGGACTTCGTCAAGCTGTCTGAGGCGCTCGGCGCGGAGGCGATCCGCGTGACGAAGGAGGAAGAGGTCGTGCCCGCGATTAAGAAGGCGCGCGAGATCAATGATCGCCCGGTCGTCGTCGAGTTCATCGTCGGCGAGAACGCGCAGGTGTGGCCGATGATCGCGGCCGGTGCCTCCAACTCGGACATGCAGTACGCACTCGGCATGCGCCCGTTCTTCGACATGGAAGAATCTGCGGGCGAGACCCCGGAGGCGATTAGCGAAACCATCGATGCGCTCGACAACCAGCCCGCACAGGAGGAAAAGTAAATGCCACAGCAAGAACCCATTACCCGCAATACGCTTTCGGTGCTGGTGCAGGACGTCGACGGCATTATCACCCGCGTGACGGCGCTGTTTACCCGCCGCGGCTACAACCTGGTGTCGCTGGTGTCCGCGAAGACGGAGACCGAGGGGATTAACCGCCTGACCATCGTGGTGGACGCCACCGAGTACGCCATCGAGCAGATCACCAAGCAGCTGCACAAGCTAGTCCAGGTGATCAAGGTGTGGCGGCTGGAGAACGACTCGATGATCGCGCGCCAGCTGCTTCTGGTGAAGGTCGCCACGACGAACCAGAACCGCCCGCAGGTGGTGGACGCGGCGAATATTTTCCGCGCCCGCATCGTGGACGTGTCGCCGGAGTCGGTGGTCATCGAGGCCACTGGTTCCTCCGACAAGCTCAAGGCTTTCCTCGAGCTCATGGATACGTTCGGCATCAAGGAGTTGGCGCGCTCCGGCAATCTCGCGCTCAATCGCGGGCCGAAGACGATGGCTCCTTCGAAGAACTAAGCAATCGCTTTTCGACGCCGCGTTTTCCCCACAGCCCACGGCACTTGTGCCATAATATGAAATAGCTGTCTCATAGAATAGGAAAGGTGAGTGTTCCACTCATGGCTATTGACGTGTTTTACGACAACGACGCAGACCTGTCCATCATCCAGGGCAAGAAGGTCGCCGTCATCGGCTACGGCTCCCAGGGCCACGCCCACGCGCAAAACTTGCGTGAGTCCGGAGTAGAGGTCGTCGTCGGCCTGCGCGAAGGCTCCAAGTCCGCAGCGAAGGCGAAGGAAGCCGGCTTTGAGGTCAAGACCAACGCCGAGGCCGCCAAGTGGGCCGACGTGATCATGCTGCTGGCACCGGACACCTCCCAGGCAGAGATCTTCCGCAACGACATCGAGCCGAACCTGAACGACGGCGACGCCCTCTTCTTCGGCCACGGCCTGAACATCCACTTTAAGCTGATCGAGCCGGCCGAGACCGTCACCATCGGCATGGTCGCGCCGAAGGGCCCGGGCCACCTGGTGCGCCGCACCTACGTTGACGGCAAGGGTGTGCCCTGCCTGATCGCCATCGAGCAGGACCCTCAGGGCAACGGCCGCGACCTCGCCCTGTCCTATGCCGCTGCCATCGGTGGTGCCCGCGCCGGCGTCATCCCGACCACCTTCGAGGCCGAGACCGTCACCGACCTCTTCGGCGAGCAGGCAGTGCTCTGCGGTGGCCTGGAAGACCTGATCATGAAGGGCTTTGAGGTGCTCACCGAGGCCGGTTACGAGCCGGAGATGGCCTACTTCGAGTGCCTGCACGAGATCAAGCTCATCGTCGACCTGATCTACGAAGGCGGCCTCGCCAACATGAACTACTCCGTGTCCGACACCGCGGAGTTCGGCGGCTACCTCTCCGGCCCGCGCGTCATCGACGAGGGTGCCAAGGACCGCATGCGCGACATCCTCAAGGACATCCAGTCCGGCGAGTTCACCAAGCGCCTGGTCGCCAACGTCGAGGGTGGCAACAAGGAGCTCGAGGGCCTGCGCGCCAAGGTTGCGGAGCACCCGATCGAGAAGACCGGTGCGCAGCTGCGGGACATGATGAGCTGGGTGAAGAACCCGCTCAACGAGACTGCCTAGTCTTCCTGCACAACAGAAGGGCCGCCACGAGGTTTTCCTTGTGGCGGCCCGTTCGTATGTTAAATCCAGAGGCTGTTGAGGTGCTGATCGGGCTCAGTCGTCGAAGACCGAGGCTGGATGCTAGTCGTCGAGGTGGTCGATGGCGTACTGAGCTTGTTCGGGTGTGAACTTTTCTCCGTAGTCAGAAGTGAGTTGGTCGAACAGCTGGCTATCGGACATAGGCATTATCTCTTGGTAGTTCTTTGCGGATTTAAGTGCCTGCTCGTTCCAGTCCACATCTAGATTGTCAAGTGCATACTGCGCAGCTTCTGCAGGATAGCCTTCACCATATTCGCTAGTTAGCTGTTCGTAGAGACCATCGTAGGAAAAGCCCGACATTTTTGTATACGTCTGGGCAGAACGGAGCGCATTTTTGTATTCGCGGGGTACGTCTTGGGGCTTTTCGGAATCGTCCTTTTGAGTCTCTGCCGACGGTGGGGTGTGGTCTGCAACGGCATCATTTCCATCGGACGCTTCGGTATCAGAATTCGTATTCTCTGCTGCGTCCTCGTTTGGTGCTACGGAATCTTCACTCTTTTCGGCGGGGCTGGAACTCATAACTGTGCCGTTATCCGGGGTCTCTTCACCGCCGCAAGAGCCGACAATAGCGAGAAGAATGACTACACCGAGCCCAATTCCTCCCCATTTTAAGCAGCCTCCCTTCTTTTTCTCGTCCGGAACGGTCAAGTGCTTATCGGAAGAAGACGTCGTGTCATACGGATTCTGAGGCTGCTGGTTTTCAGAGCCTGGGAAAGCGGTGCTCACAGGTGCATCCTTTTATGTAGTTGTCGGCCAAAGGCGACAGGAAACAAAGACAGGCAATTCGAGAAGAATTGCACATTGGAGATTGTCTCATATCCACTGTACTTTAGCTGTATTTAGTCTGTATTGGATGCATATCGGTTGGTTTAGCGCTTCTGGAGGAATCAACTGGCCAGTGATCCCAACATGGGTACTGGTTGATATTCCCCTGGAGGTGAGTAAGCCGCCCCTGGGCCGTCACAAAAGTGAGGGTCCAGGGGCGGCTGTAGGGGATATATAGCGATTCGGTCGCTCGGCGGCTTAGTTCTCGCCGGTGATTGCGTCGGTTGCGTCATCTGCCGCGTCGCCGACGGCGTCGGTGGCGTCCTCGAGCGCCTCGCCCGCCTGCTCGGTCAGGTCCGTTCCCTCAGCGTCCTCGGCGTTCTCAGTGCCCTCTGCGTCTTCGGTCGCAGCCGGTGCTTCTGCGGGCTCGCCTTCCTCGGCGGCACCCTCAGCGCCTTCGGTGGCACCCACCGTGACGGTCTCCTGGCTGGTCTCGGTGGCGACGGTGGAGGTCTCGGTCACTGCCGCGTCACCTTCGTCGTCGCTGTCGCCGTTGAAGAGGCCGAGCAGCAGCCAGACGAGCAGAAGCGCGACCAGGATGCCCAGCAGCCACTTCCACCAGCCGCCGCCGTTGCCGCCGGCGGCAGCTTCGGTCTCCTCGGCGGTTACTGCGGTGGAGCCCGCGGTCTGCTCTGCGGCGCTCGCCGGCATCACCTTGGTCTCGTCGGTTTCGTGCGCGCCGCGCTTCGGGTCGTTCGGGTTCGGCTGGGAAGTGTTCATAGGTGTGTCCTTTCGCTTGAGTAGTTCAACCTCCTACCGTAACAAAGGTCGCCCGAGCGTGTCCGAATCCGCCCGCTGGCACCCGTTTTCATTTAATTGTCAATAACGCGGGCGGGTCGTACGCTTAAGACATGGCACACGAGCAAGACATGGCACACGAGCAAGACATGGCACACGAGCAAGACATGGCACACGAGCAAGACATGGCACACGAGCAAGACATGGCACACGAGCAAGACATGGCACACGAGCAAGACATGGCACACGAGCAAGACATGGCACACGAGCATCACCACCACGATCACGACCACTCCAGCACGCCGCTGCGCGCACTTGCGATCGCACTGACGATTACCGGCACCGTGTTCTTCGCGGAGCTGATCGGCGGCTGGTTGGCTGGCTCGATGGCGCTGATGGCCGATGCGATGCACATGCTTTCCGACGCCGCGGGGTTGATCATTGCGGTGATCGCGGTGTTGGTTGGGCGTCGACAAGCATCGGCCCAGGCTACGTACGGCTACCGGCGGGTGGAGGTGCTTGCGGCGCTGGCGAACGCGGTGATGGTGTTGGCGATCTCGGTGTGGATTGTCGTCGAGGCGGTGCGCCGCCTGCAGAGCCCGGCTGAGGTGCAGGGCACAACGATGCTGGTCATCGCGGTAATTGGCCTGGTGGCGAACGCGGCGTCGGCGTGGGTGCTGAACCGGCACCGCGAGTCGTCGATCAACGTCGAGGGGGCGTTCTTGCACGTGCTGGTCGATATGCTCGGCTCGGTGGCGGTGATCGTGGCCGGCATCGTGGTGCTGACCACCGGGTTCGTGGCGGCGGACGTGATCGCTTCCCTGGTGATTGCGGCGATGGTGCTGCCGCGTGCGTGGCAGCTCATGCGGCTGTCGGTGAGCGTGCTGCTCGAGCAGGTCCCAGAGGGCTTCGACGTCAGCGTGGTAGAGCCCGCGCTTCGGCAGGTCGACGGCGTCGCCGACATTCACGACCTGCACCTGTGGAGTCTGGACGGCGTCAGCGTGCTGGCGACCGTGCACATTGTCCGCGACGGCACCGTCGGCACCGGCCCGCTGCTGGATGCGGCCCAGCACGCCCTGCGCGAACACGGCATTGAGCACTCCACCATCCAGATCGAGCAGCCGGAGCACGAATCCCACGAGACGGTTTGCTGATTCTGTTCTAGTGTTGGGGCCATGGGATTTACCACGCCGAGCTACTCCTTAAAAGACCTCTTCGCCCGCGCCGAGCGCGGCGAGCTGCAGCTGCCCGATTTCCAACGCGAATACATTTGGGACGTCGACCGCGTCCGCACACTCGTGACCTCCGTGCTGCGCGGGTACCCGGTCGGATCCTTCCTCGCGCTCGATACCCGGAACGCGCCGATGCGCTTCCGCCCGCGCCCGCTCGAGGGTTTGCGCCCGGGCGATCGCGAGCCGGGGCTGTTGCTTCTCGACGGGCAGCAGCGCCTCACCTCCCTCTACCACGCCTTCAAGGGCGACGGGGTCATCCCTTCGCTTGATTACCTCGGCCGGCGCATCGAGCGCCGCTTCTTTGTCGACGTGCGCGCGGCGGTGTCGGCGGACCCGATGCCGGTGGAGTCCGTCTTCGCCGTGGACTTAGACGGGCAGGTGCGCTCGCACTTCGGCCCGCAGATCGACGGCGGGATCACCTCGCGTGCCGACATGCTCACCCACGGCGTGGTGCCGATCTCGACGCTGCTCTGGAAGGAAGGCGCAGACCTGCTCATCGACCTGGCCGCGGAGTCTCAAGACCCGGGGATGCGGGAGGCGGTCAAGGCCTTCCAGCATAGCGTGCTGCGCTGGTTGCCGGCATACGACGTGCCGGTAATCCGCATCGACCGCGAGACCTCGCAGATCGGCGTCGGTCAGATCTTCGCGCACGCAAACTCCGCAGGCGTGCAGATGGATGTCTTCGAGCTGCTCACTGCTGTCTTTGCCTCGGAGGATCCGGAATTCAGGCTGAGCGAGCACTTCGCCACCCAGGAGGCGCGTCTGCGCGAGTACCCGGCGCTGGACAACATTGGCCGGATTGAGTACCTGCGAGCCCTGTCGCTGCTGCTCACCAGTAGGCAAGGACACGCGGTGGGGCACCGGGGCGACATTTTGAACATCTCGCTTTCGCAGTATCTCGACCACGCCGAGGAACTTACCGACGCCTTCGTGGCCGCCGCGGAGTTTTTGGCGGAGCGCTGCATTTTGGGCGTCGACCAGGTGCCCTACGCGGCCCAGATTGTGCCGCTGGCGACCATTTTGGCCCGCCTCGCCGAGGACCCGGCGGTGCTGGAGCAGCAGGAGGCGAAGGACCGGCTGAACCGCTGGTTCTGGTCCGGCGTATTCGGCGAGCTCTACGGGGCGCATGCGCCGTCGATTCGCGCAGGCCTGGACGTCACCCAGGTCACGCCCTGGGTGCGGGGAGAAACGGACGCGGTGCCGCGTACGGTCACCGACGCCACTTTTGCGGAGTCGCGGCTACACACGGCGACTGCGGAAAGCGGCGTCTACCGCGGCCTGTACGCGCTGTTGATGGCCCGCGGCGCACTGGATTGGCGCACCGGCAAGCCGTTTACGCGCGAGACGATCGGGGAGTTGCTGCCGCGCTTCCACACCGTCTTCCCGCGCGAGTTCTGCCTGGCTGCGGGGGCTGACGAGGAGTTGGCTGACTCGGTGCTCAACCGCACGCCGATGGGCCGGCGCACCGACGTCGTGATGGAGAACAACGAACCGAAGCGCTATCTGCCGCGCCTGCAGTCGAAGTCGCTGATGGACGACGCAGAGTTTGACGCGATGCTCCGCGGCCACGAGATCCGCCCCGCTGACCTGTTGAATTCCGACTGGGAGGGCTTTATCACCTACCGCCGCGAGCACTTCGTCGGCATCATTGAGTACGCGCTGGACAAGGCCGTCGTGCGCGACGTGCGAGAGGGCGATGGCGCTGCAGAGTAGTGTTTGCGGCATCGTCGCCGCGCTGTGCGCCTGTGCGCTGGCGCTCGGCGGCTGCTCGGAGGAGGCCGAGCAGTCCCCGCTGGAAAAGGCGCGCACCGCGAACCAGTCGCGCCACGTGGCTGCGTCTTTCGACGATCGCCCGGTCGTCCTTGACGACACCAATGGGCTGGTCAGTTCCGAGTACTTCTTCGTGCGTTCGGAAACCCTCGTGGTCTCTGATGCTACGCCGGAGGCGCAGTTGCGTGCGGCGTCGATAGCCGCTTATGCGCACGCGCCTTTGCTTGTCTACGACGAGCAGCACCATGCTCAGGTGATTCAAGAAATGGAACGCTTGAAGGCACACACGGTGCTTACCGTCGGCGATGTGCCTGTCGCCCCGCTGAGCGGTGAAGTGAAAGTCAACCGCGATCCGGGCGGGCTCGAGGCGTTAGGAAAGATGACTTCGGTGCGTTTCCGCGAGCGCGCCGTGCAGGATCCCTCGCAGGCGCAGCGCGTGGTTACGGAGCTCGATACCTCGCTGCCTACTTGGCTCAACGCGTCGTGGGCGCAGCCGACGGTGAAACCGAACGCGAAGGCGCGGCCTTTCCCGGTGCATTCGCGGCGCGATGCCGACATGGCGCCGCAGGTGGTAGCGACGGGGGAGTCCTCGATTGCCTCGATCTCGAATGCGCGGGCGTTTGGGGCGGCGGTGGCGTATGTGGACGACCCGGACCCGCGGGCGTCGGAAAGCACACTGCTCGCGATGGCGGGGCTGGCGGACGCACCGCTCGTGCTGCTGGGCACGCAGTTTGGCCGGGCAATCGATATTCCGGAGCGTATTATGCAGGCGGAAGAAAATTATTAGCCGGGAATTGCAGACAGTGGCGCTTCCGCGGGCTAGAATGACGCGCGTACCTATTGAGATATCGAAATGCACAGGAGTCGATCCCAGTGTCCAAACCGGTCGTGCTGATCGCTGACAAACTGTCCCAATCCACCGTCGAAGCGCTCGGAGACGCAGTCGAGGTGCGCTGGGTCGACGGGCCGAACCGCGAGGAGCTCCTCGCCGCGGTCCCGGAGGCTGACGCGCTGCTCGTGCGCTCCGCAACGACCGTCGATAGCGAGGTCATCGCGGCCGCGAAGAACCTGAAGATCATCGGGCGCGCGGGCGTGGGCCTGGACAACGTCGACATCCCCGCAGCCACCGAGCGCGGCGTGATGGTCGCGAACGCCCCGACCTCGAACATTCACTCCGCTTGCGAGCACGCGATCGCGCTGCTGCTGGCTACCGCGCGCCAGATCCCGGCCGCGGACGCGACGCTGCGCGCCGCCGAGTGGAAGCGCTCCTCCTTTAAGGGCGTGGAGATTTACGGCAAAACCGTGGGCATCGTCGGCTTCGGTCACATTGGCCAGCTGTTCGCGCAGCGCCTGAGCGCTTTCGAGACAAACGTCATCGCCTACGACCCCTACGCTAACCCCGCCCGCGCTGCGCAGCTCGGCGTGGAGCTCGTTGAGCTGGAAGAGCTCATGGGCCGCGCCGACTTCGTCACCATCCACCTGCCCAAGACGAAGGAAACCGCGGGCATGTTCAACGCGGACCTTTTGTCGAAGGCTAAGGAGGGGCAGATCCTCATCAACGCCGCCCGCGGTGGGCTGGTGGATGAGCAGGCGCTTGCCGACGCCATCGTGAACGGCCCCATCCGCGGCGCCGGGTTCGACGTTTACGCCTCCGAGCCGTGCACCGACTCGCCGCTGTTCGCCCTCGACGAGGTCGTGGTCACCCCGCACCTGGGCGCTTCCACCGTGGAGGCACAGGACCGCGCGGGCACCGACGTTGCCGATTCGGTGCTCAAGGCGCTTGCTGGCGAGTTCGTTGCGGACGCGGTCAACATCACCGGCGGCCGCGTCGGCGAAGAGGTGGCGCGCTGGCTGGACCTGGCTCGCAAGCTCGGCCTGATCGCCGGCGAGCTGCTGGATGAGGCGCCGGTCTCGCTGAAGGTCACCGCTCGCGGCGAGCTGTCGACCGAGCAGATCGACTCGCTCGGCCTGTCCGCGGTGCGCGGGCTCTTCTCCGGCATCGTGGATGAGCCGGTCACCTTCGTCAACGCCCCGCAGATCGCCGAGTCGCGCGGGCTGACCTACTCGGTGGAGACGCAGACCGAGGCGCGTGCGCACCGCAGCGCGCTCGAAGTACAGATCGTCTCTGGCACCGGCGAGACAGTCACCGTCGTCGGTGCGCTGACCGGGCTGGAGGGCGTGGAGAAGATTGTGCGCATTAACGGCCGCGGCCTGGACATGCGCGCCGAGGGGCGCAACCTCTTCTTCCGCTACACCGATGCGCCTGGCGCGCTGGGCACGGTGGGCTCCAAGCTCGGTGCCAAGGGCATCAACATCGAGGCCGCGGCGCTGACCCAGGCTTCGAAGGGCGATGGCGCGATCCTGATCCTGCGCGTCGAGTCCGAGGTGCCGGCTGCGCTTGTGGACGAGATTGCAGAGGCACTCGGTGCTTCCGCGCTGCAGGTAGTGCTGGACTAAGCCGCATGCGCGCGTGATTTCGCCCCCGCACGGAGAGTTTCGTGCGGGGGCACACTTTTGCCTGGGTGGGCTGCTACACTCACAGGCAAGTCCATTTGGTGAGAAAGGAATCTCAAAAATGAAGATCGCAGTGATTGGCGGCGACGGCATCGGCACCGAAGTCATGGCTGAAGGCCTGAAGGTGCTTGCCGCGGTGCGCGACGACGTGGAAACCACCGACTACGACCTCGGTGCGCGCCGCTACCTGCGCAACGGCGAGCTGCTCACCGACGCCGACCTGGACAGCCTGAAGGAGCACGACGCGATCCTGCTCGGCGCGATCGGCGACCCAGCGAACGTGCCTGCGGGCGTGCTCGAACGCGGCTTGCTGCTGCCGCTGCGCTTCAAGCTGGATCACTACGTCAACCTGCGCCCCTCGCGCTTGTACCCGACGTCGACGAGCCCGCTGTCCAACCCCGGCGAGATCGATTTCGTGGTCGTGCGCGAGGGCACCGAGGGCCTGTATGCGGGTAACGGCGGAACGCTGCGCCAGGGCACGGTGCACGAGGTCGCTTCCGAAGTCAGCCAGAACACCTACTTCGGCGCCGAGCGCGTGGTGCGCTACGCCTTCGAGCTGGCGATGACGCGCCGCAAGAAGCTTACGCTCGTGCACAAGACCAACGTGCTGGTCAACGCCGGTGGCCTGTGGAAGCGCGTCGTTGACGAGCTGTCGCAGGAGTTCCCTGAGGTGGAGGTGGACTACAACCACATCGACGCCGCGACGATCTACATGGTCGACGACCCGGCCCGCTACGACGTGATCGTCACCGACAACCTCTTCGGCGACATCCTCACCGACCTCGCCGGCGCGGTCACCGGCGGCGTGGGCCAGGCCTGCTCCGGCAACATCAACGCCGTGGGCGAGTTCCCCTCCATGTTCGAGCCGGTGCACGGCTCCGCGCCGGACATCGCCGGCCAGGGGATCGCCGATCCGACCGCGATGATCCTGTCGGTGGCCATGATGCTGCGCTTCCTTGGCGACGAGGACAACGCCGCGCGCATCGAGCAGGCAGTCGAGGCCGACGTCGCCGCGCGTGGCGACGGCCCGGTATCCACGACCGAGGTCGGCGACCGAATCGCCGCCGCGCTGAAGTAGCCGCTTTCATGCGCATGCCCCGCCAAGCGCGGGGCATTTCGCGTTTTAAGGAA is part of the Corynebacterium imitans genome and encodes:
- a CDS encoding DUF262 domain-containing protein produces the protein MGFTTPSYSLKDLFARAERGELQLPDFQREYIWDVDRVRTLVTSVLRGYPVGSFLALDTRNAPMRFRPRPLEGLRPGDREPGLLLLDGQQRLTSLYHAFKGDGVIPSLDYLGRRIERRFFVDVRAAVSADPMPVESVFAVDLDGQVRSHFGPQIDGGITSRADMLTHGVVPISTLLWKEGADLLIDLAAESQDPGMREAVKAFQHSVLRWLPAYDVPVIRIDRETSQIGVGQIFAHANSAGVQMDVFELLTAVFASEDPEFRLSEHFATQEARLREYPALDNIGRIEYLRALSLLLTSRQGHAVGHRGDILNISLSQYLDHAEELTDAFVAAAEFLAERCILGVDQVPYAAQIVPLATILARLAEDPAVLEQQEAKDRLNRWFWSGVFGELYGAHAPSIRAGLDVTQVTPWVRGETDAVPRTVTDATFAESRLHTATAESGVYRGLYALLMARGALDWRTGKPFTRETIGELLPRFHTVFPREFCLAAGADEELADSVLNRTPMGRRTDVVMENNEPKRYLPRLQSKSLMDDAEFDAMLRGHEIRPADLLNSDWEGFITYRREHFVGIIEYALDKAVVRDVREGDGAAE
- the serA gene encoding phosphoglycerate dehydrogenase, coding for MSKPVVLIADKLSQSTVEALGDAVEVRWVDGPNREELLAAVPEADALLVRSATTVDSEVIAAAKNLKIIGRAGVGLDNVDIPAATERGVMVANAPTSNIHSACEHAIALLLATARQIPAADATLRAAEWKRSSFKGVEIYGKTVGIVGFGHIGQLFAQRLSAFETNVIAYDPYANPARAAQLGVELVELEELMGRADFVTIHLPKTKETAGMFNADLLSKAKEGQILINAARGGLVDEQALADAIVNGPIRGAGFDVYASEPCTDSPLFALDEVVVTPHLGASTVEAQDRAGTDVADSVLKALAGEFVADAVNITGGRVGEEVARWLDLARKLGLIAGELLDEAPVSLKVTARGELSTEQIDSLGLSAVRGLFSGIVDEPVTFVNAPQIAESRGLTYSVETQTEARAHRSALEVQIVSGTGETVTVVGALTGLEGVEKIVRINGRGLDMRAEGRNLFFRYTDAPGALGTVGSKLGAKGINIEAAALTQASKGDGAILILRVESEVPAALVDEIAEALGASALQVVLD
- a CDS encoding 3-isopropylmalate dehydrogenase, with amino-acid sequence MKIAVIGGDGIGTEVMAEGLKVLAAVRDDVETTDYDLGARRYLRNGELLTDADLDSLKEHDAILLGAIGDPANVPAGVLERGLLLPLRFKLDHYVNLRPSRLYPTSTSPLSNPGEIDFVVVREGTEGLYAGNGGTLRQGTVHEVASEVSQNTYFGAERVVRYAFELAMTRRKKLTLVHKTNVLVNAGGLWKRVVDELSQEFPEVEVDYNHIDAATIYMVDDPARYDVIVTDNLFGDILTDLAGAVTGGVGQACSGNINAVGEFPSMFEPVHGSAPDIAGQGIADPTAMILSVAMMLRFLGDEDNAARIEQAVEADVAARGDGPVSTTEVGDRIAAALK